Proteins encoded by one window of Fischerella sp. PCC 9605:
- the treY gene encoding malto-oligosyltrehalose synthase has protein sequence MQIPIATYRIQFTPSFGFAQACAIAPYLAELGISNLYASPILTPRKGSTHGYDTVNPNEINPELGGKEKFLELIEELKQLNIGWVQDIVPNHMAFDSQNHMLVDVLENGFDSQYRDYFDIDWYHHYAENQGKVLAPFLGKFCGDCLESGELQLQYEENGLTINYYSLKFPIRIESYSQVFIYDLGRLRDKLGRDHPHFMKLLSVLYMLKYIPSGEEGRERYDQIIIIKRMLWELWNESSDVREFIEENIRIFNGELGNPESFNHLENLLAEQFFRLAYWKVGNEELNYRRFFTVNDLISLKVEDEQVFDTTHACILKLVQEEIVSGLRIDHIDGLYDPAQYLNRLREQAPEAYLVVEKILEPQEELPINWPIQGTTGYDFLNQVNGIFCQQSTVQEFDAIYHGFLSRKVSCEELIDQNKRLIISKHLAGDIDNLAHQLKKISGRYRYASDFTMYGLKAALVEILALFPVYRTYISSAGASKADREYIQQVMTQAKQNIPNFLNELSFIEKFLILDIDEHLSQEDQEQWLRFLMRLQQFTGPLMAKGVEDTVLYVYNRLISLNEVGSHPTHFGISLDDFHSFNHQRFSQWPHAMNATSTHDTKRGEDMRARINVLSEIPQEWENNLKQWREINAPHKETLGGRDMPTPNDEYFFYQSLIGAFPFKDEDYPGFVERIQQYIIKAIREAKVHTAWIKPDTAYESAFTNFADRVLKDPENNPFIQAFRPFQRKIQYYGILNSLSQTLLKVTAPGLPDIYQGTELWDLSMVDPDNRRPVDFEIRQEYLQDIKAKAAENISDLIAELLKSPEDGRIKLFLTYQLLQARRQNLDVFQRGAYVKLTFAGSLKSHIVAFARELGEKKIVAIAPRFLTSLVKEGEYPLGEQVWQETRIVPPAGSSGIWHDAITGQQVQGEDTLWVREILQKFPVALLINQPESSTQENA, from the coding sequence ATGCAAATACCCATAGCCACATACCGGATACAGTTCACTCCTAGTTTTGGTTTTGCACAAGCCTGTGCGATCGCTCCCTATTTAGCAGAACTAGGAATTTCTAATTTATACGCCTCGCCAATTTTGACCCCCAGAAAAGGTAGCACTCACGGCTACGATACTGTCAACCCGAACGAAATTAATCCAGAATTGGGTGGGAAAGAAAAATTTTTAGAATTAATCGAGGAACTCAAGCAACTCAATATCGGCTGGGTGCAAGATATTGTACCTAATCATATGGCTTTTGACAGTCAAAACCACATGCTTGTAGATGTTCTCGAAAATGGTTTTGACTCCCAGTATCGAGACTACTTTGATATTGATTGGTATCATCACTATGCAGAAAATCAAGGCAAAGTATTAGCACCTTTTTTAGGCAAATTTTGCGGCGATTGTTTAGAAAGCGGTGAACTGCAACTCCAGTATGAGGAAAACGGTTTAACAATTAATTACTACTCGCTGAAATTTCCTATCCGCATTGAATCTTACTCCCAAGTTTTCATCTATGACCTGGGACGTTTGCGAGATAAATTGGGTAGAGACCATCCCCATTTCATGAAACTTCTTAGTGTTCTCTATATGTTGAAATACATCCCATCTGGGGAGGAGGGAAGAGAACGCTATGACCAAATTATCATTATTAAACGCATGTTATGGGAACTCTGGAATGAGAGTTCTGATGTCAGAGAATTTATTGAAGAAAATATCCGTATCTTCAATGGAGAACTAGGAAACCCTGAGAGTTTTAACCACTTAGAAAATTTACTTGCTGAACAATTTTTCCGTCTCGCCTACTGGAAAGTCGGCAATGAAGAACTAAACTACAGACGCTTCTTTACCGTTAATGACCTGATTTCCCTCAAGGTAGAAGACGAACAAGTGTTTGATACCACTCATGCCTGTATCTTGAAATTGGTTCAAGAGGAAATAGTGAGTGGGTTAAGAATTGACCATATCGACGGTCTTTACGATCCAGCTCAATATCTCAATAGACTTCGAGAACAGGCTCCGGAAGCTTACCTAGTTGTAGAAAAAATTCTCGAACCTCAAGAAGAATTGCCAATTAATTGGCCGATTCAAGGTACAACAGGTTATGATTTTCTGAACCAAGTAAATGGTATTTTCTGCCAACAATCAACAGTACAAGAATTTGATGCTATTTATCATGGTTTTTTGAGTAGAAAAGTTTCCTGTGAAGAATTAATTGACCAAAATAAAAGATTAATTATTAGCAAACATTTAGCAGGAGATATTGATAATTTAGCCCATCAGCTCAAAAAAATTTCTGGTCGCTATCGTTATGCTAGCGACTTTACAATGTACGGCTTAAAAGCTGCCTTGGTAGAAATTCTGGCACTGTTCCCTGTTTATCGCACCTACATTAGTAGCGCTGGAGCTAGCAAAGCAGATCGGGAATATATACAGCAGGTAATGACTCAAGCCAAACAGAATATTCCCAACTTCCTCAACGAGTTGAGCTTTATTGAAAAATTCCTCATTCTCGACATTGACGAGCATCTAAGTCAGGAAGATCAGGAGCAATGGTTGCGTTTCCTGATGCGGTTGCAGCAGTTTACCGGGCCACTAATGGCGAAGGGTGTGGAAGATACTGTTTTGTATGTCTATAACCGGCTGATCTCACTCAATGAAGTGGGTTCTCATCCTACACATTTTGGTATTTCATTGGATGATTTCCACAGCTTTAATCATCAGCGTTTTTCTCAGTGGCCCCATGCCATGAATGCTACTTCTACCCACGACACCAAACGTGGTGAAGATATGCGCGCTCGCATTAACGTCCTATCAGAAATACCGCAAGAGTGGGAGAATAATCTCAAACAGTGGCGGGAAATCAATGCTCCGCATAAGGAAACTCTGGGCGGACGGGATATGCCAACTCCTAACGATGAGTACTTTTTTTATCAATCGCTGATTGGAGCTTTTCCTTTTAAAGATGAAGATTATCCGGGCTTTGTAGAGCGGATTCAACAATATATTATCAAAGCAATTCGTGAAGCAAAAGTTCACACCGCATGGATAAAACCGGATACAGCCTATGAAAGTGCTTTCACGAATTTTGCCGATCGCGTACTGAAAGATCCTGAAAATAACCCATTTATCCAAGCTTTCCGTCCCTTCCAGCGCAAAATTCAATACTATGGCATTTTAAATTCTCTTTCGCAGACATTGCTGAAAGTTACTGCACCAGGTTTACCAGACATTTATCAAGGAACAGAACTTTGGGATCTGAGTATGGTAGATCCGGATAACCGCCGTCCGGTAGACTTTGAAATACGGCAAGAATATCTGCAAGACATTAAAGCAAAAGCGGCAGAAAATATATCAGATTTGATTGCCGAACTGTTGAAAAGTCCAGAAGATGGACGAATTAAGCTGTTCTTGACTTATCAACTTCTGCAAGCACGGCGGCAAAATTTGGATGTATTCCAGCGGGGAGCTTACGTAAAATTAACATTCGCAGGTAGCTTAAAAAGCCACATTGTTGCATTTGCCAGGGAATTAGGAGAAAAGAAAATAGTTGCGATCGCTCCTCGTTTCCTCACCTCTTTAGTTAAAGAAGGCGAGTACCCCCTAGGCGAACAGGTGTGGCAAGAAACCCGCATTGTTCCACCTGCTGGTTCCTCTGGTATTTGGCATGACGCAATTACTGGGCAACAAGTGCAAGGTGAAGACACCCTGTGGGTGCGGGAAATTTTACAAAAATTCCCTGTAGCGTTGTTGATTAATCAACCAGAATCATCAACACAGGAAAATGCATGA
- the hisC gene encoding histidinol-phosphate transaminase, translated as MTSYFRPSVDAMVGYVPGEQPKPGTNIIKLNTNENPYPPSPDAIAVLRNLDSEWLRRYPDSYANDFRKAVSEVLEIPVDWIIVSNGSDDLLNIVMRACAELGRKVVYPMPTYVLYRTLAQMQPAEYVEIPYPDDYHLPIEELVAANGAVTFVASPNSPSGHAVPVDHLRQLAARLSGVLVVDEAYVDFADETALPLVKEFENVIVIRTLSKGYSLAGLRLGFGIANPQLLSGLFKVKDSYNIDAIACLVGAAAIRDQAYKNECVQKVKASRAKLAVDLKQLGFKLWDSQTNFLLAQPPKGNAEEIYLALKERGILVRYFKHPGLEDKLRITVGTDEQNQILIEMLINLS; from the coding sequence ATGACTTCCTACTTCCGCCCAAGTGTTGATGCGATGGTTGGGTACGTTCCCGGTGAACAACCCAAGCCTGGTACAAACATTATCAAGCTCAACACCAATGAGAATCCTTATCCGCCCTCACCTGATGCGATCGCTGTTTTGCGTAACCTAGATAGTGAATGGTTGCGGCGTTACCCAGATTCCTATGCTAACGATTTTCGGAAAGCGGTTAGCGAGGTGTTGGAGATTCCGGTTGACTGGATTATTGTTAGTAATGGCAGCGATGATTTACTAAATATCGTCATGCGTGCCTGTGCAGAGTTGGGGCGTAAGGTGGTTTATCCGATGCCAACCTATGTGCTGTATCGGACGTTGGCACAGATGCAGCCTGCGGAATATGTGGAAATTCCTTACCCAGATGACTATCACTTACCAATTGAGGAACTAGTAGCGGCAAATGGTGCGGTGACGTTTGTTGCATCCCCCAATAGCCCATCAGGACATGCTGTTCCAGTTGATCATCTCCGCCAATTGGCAGCTAGGTTATCAGGTGTATTGGTGGTTGATGAAGCTTATGTTGACTTTGCGGACGAAACAGCGTTGCCGTTAGTAAAAGAATTTGAGAATGTCATTGTCATCCGCACGTTATCCAAAGGTTATTCTCTAGCAGGTTTGCGGCTGGGCTTTGGAATTGCCAATCCTCAGCTATTATCTGGTTTATTTAAAGTTAAAGATAGCTACAATATTGATGCGATCGCTTGTTTGGTTGGGGCCGCAGCAATCCGCGATCAAGCCTATAAGAATGAATGTGTCCAAAAAGTGAAGGCTTCACGGGCAAAGCTGGCGGTAGATCTCAAGCAACTGGGCTTTAAGTTGTGGGATTCTCAAACTAATTTTCTGTTAGCACAACCGCCCAAGGGCAATGCAGAGGAAATTTATTTGGCACTGAAAGAACGGGGAATTCTGGTACGCTACTTCAAGCATCCTGGCTTAGAGGATAAGCTTCGCATTACCGTCGGCACTGATGAGCAAAATCAAATACTCATTGAGATGTTGATTAATTTGTCATAG
- the glgX gene encoding glycogen debranching protein GlgX, which translates to MYLSLWPGRPYPLGANWDGKGTNFALFSEHATKVELCLFDQKGRETRLELKEVTNFTWHGYVPAIGPGQRYGFRVHGLFAPQEGHRFNPNKLLIDPYAKAIDGDVRFGEEIFGYRWGDPNEDLGFSELDDAYLVAKAVVVDQTFDWEGDELLQIPWHETVIYETHVKGFTRLHSEIPPKLRGTYAGLAHPAAISHLQALGVTAVELMPIHHYLAYPGHLVDKGLKNYWGYDSINYFAPYSGYSASGSQGQQVREFKQMVKSLHQAGIEVILDVVYNHTGEGNHMGPTLSLRGIDNASYYRLVDGNCRYYMDFTGCGNSLNMRNPQVLKLIMDSLRYWVLECHVDGFRFDLASALARELYAVDRLAAFFDIIHQDPVLADVKLIAEPWDVGEGGYQVGEFPLLWSEWNGKYRDTVRDFWRGEDSRLADFAYRFTGSSDLYQFNGRNPSASINFITAHDGFTLYDLVSYNEKHNEANGEDNRDGESHNRSWNCGVEGDTDDPKVLRLRRQQLRNFMTTLMLSQGVPMLVMGDEMGRSQRGNNNPYCQDNEVSWLDWDLQEENEALLDFTRQLIDLRRRHPVFRRRKWFQGRAIHGSGVHDILWFNPDGGEMTEEQWNVGFTKAIAIFLNGEEIASPGPRGERIIDESFLLLFNAHYEMLEFHIPERLQDWEWLTIIDTTKPRFVQRGKRYINDKPVQVEARSLVVLQRIGRVSHDDDD; encoded by the coding sequence ATGTACCTCTCACTCTGGCCTGGTAGACCATATCCTTTAGGAGCAAACTGGGATGGCAAGGGTACTAACTTCGCTCTGTTCTCAGAACATGCTACGAAAGTTGAGTTGTGCTTGTTCGACCAAAAAGGGCGAGAAACCCGACTGGAACTCAAAGAAGTAACTAACTTCACTTGGCATGGTTATGTCCCGGCGATCGGACCCGGTCAGCGTTACGGATTTAGGGTACACGGTCTTTTTGCTCCCCAAGAAGGACATCGCTTCAACCCCAACAAATTGCTGATTGACCCTTATGCTAAAGCAATTGATGGTGATGTTCGCTTTGGTGAAGAAATATTCGGTTATCGTTGGGGCGATCCGAATGAAGATTTGGGATTTTCTGAATTAGATGACGCCTACTTAGTAGCAAAAGCAGTCGTTGTAGATCAGACTTTTGACTGGGAAGGAGACGAACTACTGCAAATTCCTTGGCATGAAACGGTCATTTATGAAACCCATGTGAAGGGCTTTACTAGGTTACACTCAGAGATTCCCCCAAAGCTACGGGGAACCTACGCCGGACTCGCTCACCCAGCAGCTATTTCCCACCTCCAAGCTTTAGGTGTGACGGCGGTAGAACTGATGCCAATCCATCATTATCTGGCATATCCAGGACATTTAGTAGACAAGGGTTTAAAAAATTACTGGGGCTATGACTCCATTAATTACTTCGCTCCTTACTCCGGCTACAGTGCTAGCGGTTCCCAAGGGCAGCAAGTGAGAGAATTTAAGCAAATGGTGAAGTCGCTGCACCAAGCTGGAATTGAGGTGATCCTGGATGTGGTCTACAACCACACGGGTGAAGGCAATCACATGGGGCCGACCTTATCACTGCGAGGGATTGACAATGCTTCTTACTACCGCCTCGTAGATGGAAATTGTCGTTATTACATGGACTTTACAGGCTGCGGTAATTCCCTGAATATGCGGAATCCCCAAGTGCTGAAATTAATTATGGATAGTTTGCGCTATTGGGTGTTGGAATGTCACGTTGACGGTTTCCGTTTTGACTTGGCGTCGGCATTGGCACGGGAACTATACGCAGTTGACCGCCTGGCAGCATTTTTTGATATTATTCACCAAGATCCAGTTCTAGCAGATGTGAAATTAATAGCGGAACCCTGGGATGTAGGTGAAGGGGGCTACCAAGTGGGTGAATTTCCCCTGTTGTGGTCGGAGTGGAATGGTAAGTATCGGGATACGGTTCGAGATTTCTGGCGCGGAGAAGATAGTCGTTTAGCAGACTTTGCCTATCGATTTACAGGTAGTTCTGATTTGTATCAGTTTAACGGACGCAATCCTAGTGCCAGCATCAACTTTATTACTGCCCACGATGGTTTCACTCTCTACGATCTAGTCAGCTACAACGAAAAGCATAACGAAGCTAATGGCGAAGACAACCGAGACGGGGAAAGCCACAACCGTTCTTGGAATTGTGGTGTAGAAGGCGACACCGATGACCCGAAAGTGCTGCGTCTGCGTAGACAGCAACTGCGGAACTTTATGACAACACTGATGTTGTCTCAAGGAGTTCCCATGCTGGTGATGGGAGACGAAATGGGGCGATCGCAACGCGGAAACAACAACCCTTACTGTCAAGATAACGAAGTTTCTTGGCTCGACTGGGACTTACAAGAAGAAAATGAAGCGCTTTTGGACTTTACCCGCCAATTAATTGATTTGCGCCGCAGACATCCGGTATTCCGCAGACGCAAATGGTTCCAAGGTCGAGCCATCCACGGTTCCGGCGTACATGACATCCTTTGGTTTAACCCCGACGGCGGCGAAATGACAGAAGAACAGTGGAACGTTGGCTTTACCAAAGCGATCGCCATTTTCCTGAATGGTGAGGAAATAGCTTCACCGGGGCCCCGAGGTGAGCGCATTATCGATGAAAGCTTCTTGTTATTGTTCAACGCTCATTACGAAATGCTGGAATTCCATATCCCCGAAAGGCTACAGGACTGGGAATGGCTCACCATTATTGATACTACCAAACCCCGCTTTGTCCAACGCGGCAAACGCTACATCAATGACAAACCCGTACAAGTAGAAGCGCGATCGCTTGTTGTCCTGCAACGTATAGGCAGAGTTTCTCATGACGATGATGATTAG
- the treZ gene encoding malto-oligosyltrehalose trehalohydrolase has translation MNIGSQYSGDRTCKFTLWAPLVGEVTVKLVAPEEKIIPLQKDDRGYWHGSVSNIDPGTLYFYQLEGQTDRADPASHSQPKGVHGPSQVIDHSSFSWSERQWRGIPLAQMAVYELHVGTFTTEGTFEAVISRLPELRELGVNAIEIMPVAQFPGERNWGYDGTFPYAVQNSYGGVNGLKQLVNACHQQGMAVILDVVYNHLGPEGNYLWGFGTYFTDHYKTLWGSAVNFDGPYSDGVRNYFVQNALYWLETFHIDGLRLDAVHAIYDFGAKHILAEIAEAVAQLSQQQGHKRYLIAESDLNDPRIIRSPQVGGYGIDAQWSDDFHHALHTVLTGEQQGYYKDFGTLEQLAKAYRHSFVYAWDYSPHRRRYHGSDASDCLSSQFVVCSQNHDQVGNRMLGDRLSSLISFDGLKLTAAAVLLSPYVPLLFMGEEYGETAPFLYFVSHSDPDLIKGVREGRKAEFAAFFEIYGQEAPDPQAVETMERSRLNWEKRHEGKNRLLWLFYQKLLQLRREIPALANLDRNNLEASVVEPEKVLQLQRWCENSQVLCWLNFSQEVVEMKANIPTGNWKKLLDSADSTWGGAGSQLPETLSTQSQPTLILNAESVVIYSQ, from the coding sequence ATGAATATCGGTTCTCAATATTCAGGCGATCGCACTTGCAAATTTACTCTCTGGGCACCTTTAGTTGGAGAGGTTACTGTTAAACTAGTTGCTCCCGAAGAAAAAATTATCCCTCTCCAGAAGGATGACAGGGGTTATTGGCACGGTAGCGTTAGCAACATTGACCCAGGCACTCTCTATTTTTACCAGCTTGAGGGTCAAACTGACCGAGCCGATCCCGCCTCGCACTCTCAGCCCAAAGGAGTTCACGGCCCTTCTCAAGTAATTGACCACAGCAGCTTTAGCTGGAGCGAGCGCCAGTGGCGGGGAATTCCCTTAGCACAAATGGCTGTCTACGAGTTACACGTAGGGACATTTACTACAGAAGGCACATTTGAGGCGGTAATTTCTCGGTTGCCCGAACTGCGTGAGTTAGGCGTCAATGCGATTGAAATTATGCCCGTTGCCCAGTTTCCTGGAGAACGCAACTGGGGTTACGACGGCACTTTTCCCTACGCGGTGCAAAATTCCTATGGTGGCGTCAATGGTTTGAAGCAATTAGTCAACGCCTGTCACCAGCAAGGTATGGCAGTAATATTGGATGTTGTTTACAACCATCTCGGCCCAGAAGGAAATTATCTGTGGGGGTTTGGTACTTATTTCACCGACCATTATAAAACCCTTTGGGGTAGTGCAGTTAATTTTGACGGCCCTTACAGTGATGGGGTGCGGAATTACTTTGTCCAGAATGCCCTCTATTGGCTAGAAACTTTCCACATCGACGGTTTGCGTTTGGATGCCGTTCACGCTATTTATGATTTTGGCGCTAAGCATATTTTGGCAGAAATTGCTGAAGCAGTCGCCCAACTTTCGCAACAACAAGGACACAAGCGCTACCTCATTGCTGAAAGCGATCTGAATGACCCCCGGATTATCCGTTCTCCGCAGGTGGGAGGTTATGGAATTGACGCTCAATGGAGTGATGATTTTCACCATGCCTTGCATACCGTACTGACTGGAGAACAACAGGGATACTACAAAGATTTTGGCACACTAGAACAACTCGCAAAAGCTTATCGCCACAGCTTTGTCTACGCTTGGGACTATTCCCCCCATCGCCGCCGCTATCACGGTAGCGATGCAAGTGACTGTCTTTCAAGTCAATTTGTCGTGTGTTCTCAAAATCACGACCAGGTAGGTAATCGAATGCTGGGCGATCGCCTTAGCTCCCTAATTTCCTTTGACGGGTTAAAATTAACTGCGGCAGCTGTTCTGTTGTCCCCTTATGTTCCCTTATTGTTCATGGGTGAGGAGTACGGCGAGACTGCTCCTTTTCTCTACTTTGTCAGCCATAGCGACCCTGACCTAATTAAGGGGGTACGGGAAGGCAGAAAAGCGGAATTTGCAGCGTTTTTTGAGATTTATGGTCAAGAAGCACCAGATCCGCAAGCAGTAGAAACTATGGAGCGATCGCGCCTGAATTGGGAAAAGCGTCATGAGGGCAAAAACCGACTGCTGTGGTTGTTTTACCAAAAATTACTGCAACTGCGAAGGGAAATTCCCGCGCTAGCTAATTTGGATCGTAACAACCTAGAAGCGTCGGTAGTAGAACCAGAGAAAGTTTTACAGCTGCAACGGTGGTGTGAAAATAGCCAAGTATTGTGCTGGCTCAACTTTAGTCAAGAAGTTGTGGAAATGAAAGCAAATATACCGACTGGAAACTGGAAAAAACTACTCGATTCCGCCGATTCCACCTGGGGTGGTGCAGGTTCTCAGTTACCGGAGACACTTAGCACGCAATCACAGCCAACACTTATACTGAATGCTGAAAGTGTTGTTATTTATAGTCAATAG
- the trhO gene encoding oxygen-dependent tRNA uridine(34) hydroxylase TrhO — MSVVVATFYKFVKLPDFAEKQQPLLSYCQAQDIKGTILLAQEGINATIAGSREGIDSVLAFLRSDSRFADLEHKESTADLPPFERIKVRLKKEIVTIGMSDIDPNEQVGIYVNSKDWNTIIADPEVTIVDTRNNYEVSIGTFQGAQNPNTDSFRQFPDYVRKHLDPSKHKKVALFCTGGIRCEKASSFMLSQGFQEVYHLKGGILKYLEEVPAEESLWDGECFVFDERVAVAHGLEPGSYEMCASCGYPISEADKTSLKYEEGVCCPHCFDSLTEEKRKRQEEKQRQAKKGLS, encoded by the coding sequence ATGAGCGTAGTTGTTGCTACATTTTATAAATTTGTCAAGCTGCCAGACTTTGCCGAGAAACAACAGCCTTTGCTGTCTTACTGTCAAGCCCAAGACATCAAGGGAACTATTCTGCTAGCACAAGAAGGTATCAACGCTACAATAGCGGGTTCTCGTGAGGGTATTGACTCAGTATTAGCTTTTCTGCGTTCCGATTCCCGTTTTGCCGACTTGGAACACAAAGAGTCTACTGCTGACTTACCCCCGTTTGAGCGCATAAAGGTGCGCCTCAAAAAAGAAATTGTCACTATTGGAATGTCTGATATTGATCCCAATGAACAAGTAGGTATTTATGTTAATTCCAAGGATTGGAATACCATCATTGCCGATCCGGAAGTAACGATTGTTGATACCCGCAATAATTATGAAGTAAGTATTGGCACTTTCCAAGGAGCGCAAAATCCCAATACAGACTCATTTCGGCAATTTCCAGATTATGTTCGCAAACACCTCGATCCCAGCAAGCACAAAAAGGTAGCGCTATTTTGTACTGGTGGTATTCGCTGTGAAAAAGCTTCGTCTTTTATGCTCTCTCAAGGTTTTCAAGAGGTTTATCACCTCAAAGGAGGCATTCTTAAATATTTAGAGGAAGTCCCAGCAGAAGAAAGTTTGTGGGATGGGGAGTGTTTTGTTTTTGATGAACGGGTTGCAGTTGCTCACGGTTTGGAACCTGGTTCCTATGAAATGTGTGCTAGTTGTGGATATCCGATTTCAGAAGCTGACAAGACTTCTCTAAAGTATGAAGAAGGAGTTTGTTGTCCGCACTGTTTTGATAGTCTCACCGAGGAGAAGAGAAAACGTCAGGAGGAAAAGCAAAGACAAGCAAAAAAGGGGCTAAGCTAG
- the lysS gene encoding lysine--tRNA ligase: MSEEDIRATRQSKVEQLRQLGMNPYAYRWESTHHTAQLQEKFADLPNGEEVEIDVAVAGRIMARRVMGKLAFFTLEDETGKIQLYLEKNRIQEGMADIDTDAFNHLKQLTDVGDIMGVKGTIKRTEKGELSVYVKQYTILTKSLLPLPDKWHGLTDVAKRYRQRYVDLIVNPEVRQTFRRRAQITAGIRRYLEQRDFLEIETPVLQAEAGGAEARPFITYHNTLEMELYLRIATELHLKRLIVGGFEKVFELGRIFRNEGISTRHNPEFTTIEVYQAYADYNDMMALTEGIITTVAQEVLGTLHVTYQDQVIDLTPPWRRATMHDLVMEYAGLDFNSFQTLEEAKAACKNAGLEGIENCHSLGKLLNEAFEQKVEANLVQPTFVIDYPVEISPLAKPHRSKPGLVERFELFIVGRETANSFSELTDPIEQRQRLEEQAAKKAAGDLEAQGVDEDFLAALEYGMPPTGGLGIGIDRLVMLLTDCASIRDAIAFPLLKPEKSDSSSETTT, translated from the coding sequence ATGTCGGAAGAAGATATCCGTGCCACGCGGCAGTCGAAAGTAGAACAGCTTAGACAGTTAGGGATGAATCCCTACGCCTATCGTTGGGAATCTACCCATCATACAGCGCAATTGCAGGAAAAATTTGCTGATTTGCCCAACGGTGAAGAAGTTGAGATCGATGTAGCAGTTGCCGGACGCATCATGGCGCGTCGCGTCATGGGTAAACTGGCTTTCTTTACCTTGGAAGATGAAACCGGCAAAATTCAGCTTTATCTAGAAAAAAATCGCATTCAAGAAGGTATGGCAGATATTGATACCGATGCCTTCAACCACCTCAAGCAACTCACAGATGTCGGCGACATCATGGGAGTCAAAGGGACAATTAAACGGACTGAAAAGGGCGAGTTATCAGTTTACGTTAAACAATATACAATCCTAACTAAATCCCTGTTACCCTTGCCTGATAAGTGGCACGGGTTGACGGATGTTGCCAAGCGTTACCGTCAGCGCTACGTAGACTTAATTGTTAACCCAGAAGTCAGACAAACATTTCGCCGTCGCGCTCAAATCACCGCTGGTATTCGTAGATACTTAGAACAGCGTGATTTTCTGGAAATAGAAACTCCTGTTCTGCAAGCAGAAGCCGGAGGTGCAGAAGCACGTCCGTTTATTACGTACCACAACACGCTGGAAATGGAGTTATATCTGCGAATTGCGACAGAACTCCATCTCAAGCGGTTAATTGTCGGTGGTTTTGAAAAGGTATTTGAACTGGGGCGAATTTTCCGCAATGAAGGGATTTCTACCCGGCACAACCCAGAATTTACCACGATTGAGGTTTACCAAGCCTACGCCGACTACAACGATATGATGGCACTGACGGAGGGAATTATTACCACCGTCGCCCAAGAAGTACTCGGTACGCTGCACGTAACATACCAAGACCAAGTGATTGATTTAACACCACCTTGGCGACGTGCAACTATGCACGATTTAGTGATGGAATACGCAGGTTTGGATTTCAACTCTTTCCAAACTCTGGAAGAAGCAAAAGCAGCATGTAAAAATGCTGGGCTAGAAGGTATAGAAAATTGCCATTCTCTTGGTAAACTCCTCAATGAAGCCTTCGAGCAAAAGGTAGAAGCAAACTTAGTTCAACCTACCTTTGTGATTGACTATCCTGTGGAAATTTCGCCACTGGCAAAACCGCATCGTTCTAAGCCTGGTTTGGTGGAACGTTTTGAGTTATTTATTGTCGGGCGAGAGACTGCTAACAGTTTCTCTGAACTTACCGATCCCATCGAGCAAAGGCAACGTTTAGAAGAGCAAGCGGCGAAGAAAGCGGCGGGTGATTTAGAAGCACAAGGAGTAGATGAAGACTTCCTGGCAGCTTTGGAATACGGGATGCCACCTACAGGTGGTTTAGGTATTGGCATTGACAGGTTGGTAATGTTACTAACCGACTGTGCCAGTATTAGGGATGCGATCGCTTTTCCCTTACTCAAGCCAGAAAAATCTGACTCGTCTTCAGAAACAACTACTTAG